In Gemmatimonadota bacterium, the genomic stretch TCGCGATCCAGGCGGGCCGCGAGCTGCGCGTGATGGTCGAACCGGAGGATCCTCAATCCCGCATTCTATGCTCGAAACATCTGATTTGTCCAGAGAACTCACGCGCAAAGAATACGATCGCCTGCGCCGCATTTATCAAAAAAAGATATGGGAAATCGAGCACGAAGTGTATTTGCGAAGGCAGTCGGTAGTCATTGTGTACGAAGGCTGGGATGCTGCGGGAAAGGGAGGCAATATCAAACGCCTGGTGCGCCGCATGGACCCGCGGGGATACGACGTGTTCCCCATCGCCGCGCCAAATGATATTGAATTGGCACATCACTATTTGTGGCGGTTCTGGATCAAAATGCCCAAAGCCGGTCATTTTGCCATCTTTGATCGGTCGTGGTACGGACGCGTTCTGGTCGAGCGCGTAGAGGGATTTGCGACAATACAGGAATGGCAGCGCGCGTACCGCGAAATCAACGAAATGGAAGAACAGATGGCAAATTACGGCACCTTATTATTCAAATTCTGGATCGATATCGACAAAGACGAACAATTGAAGCGCTTTCAAGACCGCGAAAAAGTACCGTCCAAACAGTGGAAAATTACGGATGAAGACTGGCGCAATCGAGAGAAATGGAATCAGTATCGCGACGCAGTGGATGACATGTTGTATCGCACGAATACAGATTATGCGCCGTGGACCATTGTCGAGTCCAATTGCAAGCTATATGCGCGCATTAAAACGCTGAAAACAGTGGTCAAAACCCTGGAAAAACACTTGATCAAGCATTGAAAAGGTGAGACGCGAAGTGAGTGAATTAGCCATTGAACTGCGGGATATTCACAAGGTTTTTGTGACCGACAGCAACCGGGTGCAGGCACTCGCACAAATTTCTCTGCAAATAGCGCAGGGGGAATTTGTCAGTATGATCGGACCCTCGGGATGTGGCAAAACGAGCTTAATGCGGATTGTCGGCGACCTGGAAACACCGACAAAGGGCACGGTTCGCGTACTGGGAAAAATACCCGAAACCGCACGGCGCGAACGGTTGGTGGGCTTTGTATTTCAACATCCCTCGCTTCTCGCCTGGCGCACGGTAGAAGAAAATGTGCGCCTACCCGCAGAGGTCTTTGGAGACACAGAGGTTTTAAGCCGGGTCTCTGAGATGATCGACATTGTCGGACTGGCGGGATTTGAGCAGGCGTATCCACGCGAACTATCGGGCGGCATGCAATCGCGGGTCGCCATAGCCAGAGTCTTGACCTTCCGCCCATCTGTTTTGCTTATGGACGAGCCTTTTGGAGCACTGGATGAAATGACGCGAGAAAAAATGCAAATTGAACTCTTGCGAATATGGCAGGCGACCGGTGCTGCTGTCTTATTCATTACCCACAGCATCTCCGAGGCATTGCTCCTGTCCGACCGCGTTGTGGTCATGTCTGCCAGACCCGGCAAAATCGCGGAAGACCTGAGCGTTCATTTTCCCCATCCCCGAGAAAACACCTTGCGCGCCGACCCTCAATTCGTGGCCATGGAAGCCCACCTGCGCGAGCGGCTGGAAGGATGAACTCCTTCACACTTCCTACTTCTCACTTTCCTCTTCCGACATATCCGCCCCCCAGGGCTGTATAAGCTCGAGTTTCTTATCCAGAGCATGCATCAGATCGGGCAGATCAAATGATGTGAGAACGCCCCGAGGGATATTGGCAGCAGGCCAACTGACCAGGGGCGTTTGTGTCCAAGCGTGATAGGACAGCGGATAATTTTTCAGGGTAACAGTCGTCACTGCAGAATGCAGAAATCCGGCAAACAGCGCGTGAATCGCACCCTGCCCGCGACCGTAAA encodes the following:
- a CDS encoding phosphate--AMP phosphotransferase, producing RDPGGPRAARDGRTGGSSIPHSMLETSDLSRELTRKEYDRLRRIYQKKIWEIEHEVYLRRQSVVIVYEGWDAAGKGGNIKRLVRRMDPRGYDVFPIAAPNDIELAHHYLWRFWIKMPKAGHFAIFDRSWYGRVLVERVEGFATIQEWQRAYREINEMEEQMANYGTLLFKFWIDIDKDEQLKRFQDREKVPSKQWKITDEDWRNREKWNQYRDAVDDMLYRTNTDYAPWTIVESNCKLYARIKTLKTVVKTLEKHLIKH
- a CDS encoding ABC transporter ATP-binding protein, with protein sequence MSELAIELRDIHKVFVTDSNRVQALAQISLQIAQGEFVSMIGPSGCGKTSLMRIVGDLETPTKGTVRVLGKIPETARRERLVGFVFQHPSLLAWRTVEENVRLPAEVFGDTEVLSRVSEMIDIVGLAGFEQAYPRELSGGMQSRVAIARVLTFRPSVLLMDEPFGALDEMTREKMQIELLRIWQATGAAVLFITHSISEALLLSDRVVVMSARPGKIAEDLSVHFPHPRENTLRADPQFVAMEAHLRERLEG